The following is a genomic window from Longimicrobium sp..
GCACCACGCTGTTCATCCCCACCGCCACCAGCACGCCCGTCCCCTGCTCGATGATGGCCGCGCCGAACGGGCCACCCGTGCCGTGCACCACGTTCGCGCGCGAGACGTCGATGGCGAGACGCATCTTCTCCTCGTCGGTCGTGTAGCGGCGGTCCCAGTCGACGGTGCTCTCGACCCAGTCTGGATACTCGATGTGGATGGGCGGGATGCGCATGAGGCTGCCGGGCGAAGAGGTGGCGGATGAGCGGACCTTCCAACCATAGCCCGCGAAAAGGCGAACAGCAATCTCACACAGAGCCGCAGAGGAGAACCGAAAGGTGAAAGACGGAAAGAACTTCTTATCCGTTCTTGTAGTTCCCTCCGTGGCTCTGTGTGAGGCCCGCTGTTGCCGTACGGGAAAAAACAGCTATTTGTACCACAGCACGCCCACCGCCCTTTCTACACACAGGCTCGCATGACCCCAGCCGTCGGCCGGAGCGTATCGCGCAAAGACGGGATGGCCAAGACGACCGGCGCCGCCCGGTACGTGGACGACCTCACCTTCCCCGGGATGATCTACGGGCGGACGATCCGCTCCACGATCGCAAAGGGACGCATCCGCTCCATCAGCCTGGACTTCGATCCGGCGGGCTTCACCATCGTCGACTACCGCGACATCCCCGGGCCGCGCTGCAACTTCGTGGCGCTCATCGAGGACGACCAGCCGTTCCTGGTGGCGGAGGAGATCAACCACTTCGCCGAGCCCATCCTCCTCCTGGCCCACGAGGACCGCGAGCGGCTGATGGCGGCCGAGGTGCGCATCGAGTACGACACCGAGGAGCCCGTGCTCGACCCCGAGCAGTCGCCCACCGTCTTCAAGACGATCCGCATCCGCAAGGGCGACGTGGCCGCGGCGATGGCGACGGCGGACCGGGTGGTGGAAGGGACGTACCGCACGGGCCACCAGGAGCACGTCTACATCGAGACCAACGGGGTGATCGCCGTTCCCGAGGCGGGCGGGATGACCATCCACGGCTCCATGCAGTGCCCGTACTACGTGCACAAGGCGATCAAGGCGCTCCTGCAGCTCTCCGACGAGCGCGTGCGCGTGGTGCAGACGGAGACGGGCGGCGGGTTCGGGGGGAAGGAGGAGTATCCCAACATCCTGGCCGGGCATGCATCGCTGCTGGCCCGAAAGGCGGGGCGGCCGGTGAAGATGGTGTACGACCGCGTGGAGGACATGATCGCCACCACCAAGCGCCACCCGTCCATCATCCGCCACCGCACGGGCGTAATGAACGACGGGCGCCTGGTCGCCATGGAGATCGACGTGCTGATGGATGGCGGCGCGTACGTCACGCTCAGCCCCGTGGTCCTCTCGCGCGGGTGCATTCACGCGGCGGGGCCGTACCGGTGCGACCACACGCGCATCGACGGCCGCGTGGTGATGACGAACACGCCGCCCAACGGCGCCTTCCGCGGCTTCGGCGCGCCGCAGACGCAGTTCGCCACCGAGGTGCACATGGACCGCATCGCCGAGGCGCTGGGGATGGACCCCGTGCGCCTCCGCGAGCTGAACGCCCTGCGCCCTGGAGACACCAGCGCCACGGGGCAGATCATGGGCGAGGACTGCAGCGCCCTGGAGTCGCTGAAGGCCGGTGTGGAGCGCTCCGATTACCATCGCAAGCGCGCCGAATACGCCGGGAGCAACCGGGGGATCGGCCTGTCGCTCTTCTTCCACGGCTCCGGCTTCACGGGAAGCGGCGAGATCTACCTGTCCTCCAAGGCGACGCTGGAGGCGACGGAGACCGGCGCGCGCATCCGCGTGGCGAGCGTGGAGATGGGCCAGGGAACGCGCACCATGCACGCGCAGATCGTGGCGGACGCGCTCGGCATCCCGTACGAGCAGGTGGACATCGTGCAGCCGGACACGCACCAGGTTCCCGACAGCGGCCCCACCGTCGCGTCGCGCACCTGCATGGTGGTCGGCAGGATCCTGCAGAGGTGCGCGGAGGAGATGCGCGAGACGATCGGCGACATGACGCCCGGCGAGTACATCCGCGAGCACGGCCCGCTCTCCGTCACCAAGCAGTTCCAGAAGCCGGAGGAGATCTCCTGGGACGACACCGAGTACACCGGCGACGCCTACGCCGCGTACGGCTGGGGGTGCGACGTGGCCGAAGTGGAGCTGGACCCGGTCACCTACGAAGTCAAGCCGCTGCGTATGACCATCGTCCACGAGATCGGAAAGGCGATCCACCCCTCGATGGTCGTGGGGCAGATCGAGGGGGGCACGGCGCAGGGCGTGGGCTGGGCGCTCAACGAGAACGTGGTGATGAAGGACGGCGGGATGGCGAACCCCACCCTCACCAACTACACCATCCCCACCACGCTGGACACGCCGCGCATGGACGTCATCGTGCTAGAGAATCCGAGCGGATACGGCCCCTTTGGCGCCAAGGGCGTGGGCGAGATGCCGATCGACGGCCCCGCCCCCGCGCTCGTGAACGCCATCCGCCACATCGGGCTGGACGTGCGCTCGATTCCCGCGATCCCGGAGAGCATCATGGAGGTGGCATGCGCTTCACGCTGAACGGCGCGCCGGCGGAGGTCGACGCGCACCCCATGAAGCGCCTGCTGGACGTCCTTCGCGAGGAGTGCGGCCTCACCGGCACCAAGGAGGGGTGCGGCGAGGGCGAGTGCGGCGCGTGCACCGTGCTGATCGACGGCGAGCCCGTCGTCTCCTGCCTCATCCCCTTCGCCCAGGCGCGCGAGACGGAGGTCGTGACGATCGAGGGGCTCGGCGGCGAGCACCCTTACCAGCGCGCGTTCGCGGAGTTCAGCGGAGCGCAGTGCGGCATCTGCACGCCGGGGATGATCCTGGCGGCCGTGGCGCTCGGCCCGGCGCCGACGCTGGAGGAGGTGCGCACCGGCCTGGCCGGCAACCTGTGCCGCTGCACCGGCTACGAGGCCATCTACCGCGCCATCCACAGCGTGAGCGAATGAAGACCGCCACCACACCGCTCGACCTGCGCGACCCGCGCACGCTGGACGAGGCGCTCGCGATCCTCTCCGATGACGGCCCGCGCACGCCGATCGCCGGGTGCACGGACGTCTTCGTGAACCTGCACTTTGGCACGACGCCGGCGCGGCGCTTCCTCAATCTGTGGGCGCTCGACGAGCTGCGCGGCATCACGGCG
Proteins encoded in this region:
- a CDS encoding xanthine dehydrogenase family protein molybdopterin-binding subunit codes for the protein MAKTTGAARYVDDLTFPGMIYGRTIRSTIAKGRIRSISLDFDPAGFTIVDYRDIPGPRCNFVALIEDDQPFLVAEEINHFAEPILLLAHEDRERLMAAEVRIEYDTEEPVLDPEQSPTVFKTIRIRKGDVAAAMATADRVVEGTYRTGHQEHVYIETNGVIAVPEAGGMTIHGSMQCPYYVHKAIKALLQLSDERVRVVQTETGGGFGGKEEYPNILAGHASLLARKAGRPVKMVYDRVEDMIATTKRHPSIIRHRTGVMNDGRLVAMEIDVLMDGGAYVTLSPVVLSRGCIHAAGPYRCDHTRIDGRVVMTNTPPNGAFRGFGAPQTQFATEVHMDRIAEALGMDPVRLRELNALRPGDTSATGQIMGEDCSALESLKAGVERSDYHRKRAEYAGSNRGIGLSLFFHGSGFTGSGEIYLSSKATLEATETGARIRVASVEMGQGTRTMHAQIVADALGIPYEQVDIVQPDTHQVPDSGPTVASRTCMVVGRILQRCAEEMRETIGDMTPGEYIREHGPLSVTKQFQKPEEISWDDTEYTGDAYAAYGWGCDVAEVELDPVTYEVKPLRMTIVHEIGKAIHPSMVVGQIEGGTAQGVGWALNENVVMKDGGMANPTLTNYTIPTTLDTPRMDVIVLENPSGYGPFGAKGVGEMPIDGPAPALVNAIRHIGLDVRSIPAIPESIMEVACASR
- a CDS encoding (2Fe-2S)-binding protein, encoding MRFTLNGAPAEVDAHPMKRLLDVLREECGLTGTKEGCGEGECGACTVLIDGEPVVSCLIPFAQARETEVVTIEGLGGEHPYQRAFAEFSGAQCGICTPGMILAAVALGPAPTLEEVRTGLAGNLCRCTGYEAIYRAIHSVSE